In Campylobacteraceae bacterium, one DNA window encodes the following:
- a CDS encoding ornithine cyclodeaminase, which produces MIVLEIKDIKELISKVGYKDFFLQLIDTLEEDYKNWDDFDKSPRVANHVHGGVIELMPISNDEMYSFKYVNGHPKNPDQGKFTVMATGQLSLTNTGEPLMFSEMTLLTAFRTAATSAMMAKHMAKKESKVLALIGTGSQSEFQYLAYSFIFDLEEVRFYDTDPKAMRKFEKNMAQFNVKLTPCKDSREAVIGADLITTCTADKKYQTVLTKDMITKDVFINGLGGDCPGKTEIEKELVEASTVVVEFLPQSKIEGEIQQMPKDFTCTEFHEIIKGEKNINVATHGTVLYDSVGFALEDYSVLRLIYSLAKKNKVGREMNLIPEINDVKNLFSLL; this is translated from the coding sequence ATGATTGTTTTAGAAATAAAAGACATCAAAGAATTGATTTCAAAAGTAGGGTATAAAGATTTTTTCTTACAACTAATTGATACATTAGAAGAAGACTATAAAAATTGGGATGATTTTGATAAGAGTCCAAGAGTTGCTAACCATGTACATGGTGGAGTGATTGAATTAATGCCAATTTCAAATGATGAAATGTATTCATTTAAATATGTAAACGGACATCCAAAAAATCCAGATCAAGGTAAATTCACAGTAATGGCTACGGGACAACTCTCACTTACAAATACAGGTGAGCCTCTTATGTTTTCTGAAATGACACTCTTAACAGCTTTTAGAACAGCTGCAACATCTGCTATGATGGCAAAACATATGGCAAAAAAAGAATCAAAGGTTCTTGCTTTAATTGGAACTGGGTCCCAAAGCGAATTTCAATACCTTGCTTACTCATTTATTTTTGATTTAGAAGAAGTACGGTTTTATGATACTGATCCAAAAGCTATGCGAAAATTTGAAAAAAACATGGCACAGTTTAATGTTAAATTAACGCCTTGTAAAGACTCACGTGAAGCAGTAATTGGAGCTGATTTAATTACTACTTGTACGGCTGATAAAAAATACCAAACAGTACTTACAAAAGACATGATTACAAAAGATGTTTTTATTAATGGTTTAGGTGGGGATTGCCCAGGTAAAACTGAAATAGAAAAAGAATTAGTTGAAGCTTCTACTGTTGTAGTTGAGTTCTTGCCTCAGTCAAAAATTGAAGGTGAAATTCAACAAATGCCAAAAGATTTTACCTGTACAGAATTTCATGAAATTATAAAAGGTGAAAAAAACATTAATGTTGCAACTCATGGAACAGTACTTTATGATTCAGTAGGTTTTGCATTAGAAGATTATTCTGTATTAAGGCTGATTTATTCTCTTGCTAAAAAGAATAAAGTAGGAAGAGAAATGAATTTGATTCCTGAAATTAATGATGTTAAAAATTTATTCTCTTTGTTATAA
- a CDS encoding arginase, translating into MEKIIKLVEVYSDIAGHKKGASLGIDALKQSCEDLDSQYFKKYLSEAIKDENDAYKEKSEFEHAKYIDKIYLVISRLANRIKDIREKKQFPIVLAGDHASCAGTMHGLRMAHPNSEIGVVYIDAHADIHSPYTSDSGNMHGMPLAMACNLDNKDSMIHDITDKEKEYWDKLKFLAGKKEASIKPENVVFCALRDFETPEQDLITKYNIPVHTVADITLNGVSNTVKAIFEKLAHCEHIYVSFDVDSIDPLYVPGTGTPAKEGLSYDQALQLNMELIKNKKVCCWEIAEINPIFNKRKDDSDKLFKILENVTNMLVKHY; encoded by the coding sequence ATGGAAAAAATAATTAAGTTAGTAGAAGTGTATTCAGATATTGCAGGGCATAAAAAAGGAGCATCTTTAGGTATTGATGCTTTAAAACAATCCTGTGAAGATTTAGATTCACAGTATTTCAAAAAATATTTAAGTGAAGCTATTAAAGATGAAAATGATGCATATAAAGAAAAAAGCGAATTTGAACATGCTAAATATATTGATAAAATTTATTTAGTAATATCACGCTTAGCAAACAGAATAAAAGACATAAGAGAAAAAAAACAATTTCCTATTGTTTTAGCGGGAGATCATGCTTCATGTGCAGGAACTATGCATGGTTTAAGAATGGCACATCCAAACAGTGAAATAGGAGTTGTTTATATTGATGCTCATGCAGATATTCACTCCCCTTATACTTCTGATTCAGGAAATATGCATGGTATGCCTTTGGCAATGGCGTGTAATTTAGACAATAAAGATTCAATGATTCATGATATTACAGACAAAGAAAAAGAGTACTGGGACAAACTGAAATTTTTGGCAGGAAAAAAAGAAGCTTCTATCAAACCAGAAAATGTAGTATTTTGTGCGCTTAGAGATTTTGAAACCCCAGAACAAGACTTGATAACTAAATACAATATTCCTGTGCATACAGTTGCTGATATTACTTTAAACGGTGTATCAAACACAGTAAAGGCTATTTTTGAGAAACTAGCTCATTGTGAGCATATTTATGTATCTTTTGATGTAGACAGTATTGATCCTTTATATGTTCCAGGAACAGGTACTCCTGCTAAAGAAGGTTTATCTTATGACCAAGCCTTACAATTAAATATGGAATTGATTAAAAATAAAAAAGTATGTTGTTGGGAAATAGCAGAAATTAATCCTATTTTTAATAAAAGAAAAGACGATTCTGATAAACTTTTTAAAATATTAGAAAATGTTACCAATATGTTGGTAAAACATTATTAG
- a CDS encoding PLP-dependent transferase, with the protein MSKKIFKEIPLGQSIPINNIHAVSVSMPKLQHVIDYEEQTPQIVEQIVTAYPRFILHPYLKQMALYIKKKYKVSDDFEVVVVSSQKAVKIIADKYFIHNSINVDENFGIILVLKNTCQLQKVLKFIQHVGCNLSSRFAQDYLYDLGLLKNKHEEVLYPDENKAQDVLLNNIAAAYKQKKENLCLSPSGMNSIYSALKGIKSIGAKNGRTILVQLGWLYLDTMNVVKNHHNESKIFYDIKKLSLLEEYLKSHGLQVSAIVTELPTNPLLLSVDIIALSALCKKYNIPLIVDATFATPYNINLKPYADIMIESLTKYACGNADVLMGVLILNENSPLSFCKEEFFKHCDKPYIKDIQRLAYQSSFYEKRMQKINANTIKLIKYLEKAPFVDELFHTLKEENYVKVMEHKEAVGGIISLTFNKSFQKVYDLLNFPKGPSLGTEFTLLMPYVYLAHYDFITCEKGRNFLKQNNIPIDLIRIAVGIEDIEDIIEEFERIKEL; encoded by the coding sequence ATGTCAAAAAAAATCTTTAAAGAAATTCCTCTGGGACAAAGCATACCTATTAATAATATTCATGCCGTTTCAGTTTCTATGCCAAAATTACAGCATGTAATTGATTATGAAGAACAAACACCTCAAATTGTAGAACAAATCGTTACGGCATATCCTCGTTTTATTTTACACCCTTATTTAAAACAAATGGCTTTATATATAAAAAAGAAATATAAGGTAAGTGATGATTTTGAAGTAGTTGTTGTATCTTCACAAAAAGCAGTAAAAATTATTGCTGATAAGTATTTTATTCACAATAGTATTAATGTTGATGAAAACTTCGGAATTATTCTTGTACTTAAAAACACCTGTCAATTACAAAAAGTACTTAAATTCATTCAACACGTGGGCTGTAATCTAAGCTCACGTTTTGCACAAGATTATTTATATGACTTGGGTTTATTAAAAAACAAACATGAAGAAGTTCTTTATCCTGATGAAAATAAAGCACAAGATGTTTTATTAAATAATATAGCAGCTGCCTATAAACAAAAAAAAGAGAATCTTTGTTTATCTCCTTCTGGGATGAACTCAATTTATTCAGCCCTAAAAGGAATTAAAAGTATTGGGGCAAAAAACGGAAGAACTATTTTAGTTCAACTGGGATGGTTATATTTAGACACAATGAATGTGGTTAAAAATCATCACAATGAAAGCAAAATATTTTACGATATTAAAAAGCTCTCATTATTAGAAGAATATTTAAAATCACATGGTTTACAAGTATCTGCAATTGTAACAGAGCTTCCTACTAATCCTTTATTATTAAGTGTAGATATTATTGCTTTATCTGCTTTATGTAAAAAATATAATATTCCATTGATAGTGGATGCTACTTTTGCTACGCCTTATAATATCAACTTAAAACCTTATGCCGATATTATGATAGAGTCTTTAACCAAATATGCCTGTGGAAATGCAGATGTATTAATGGGAGTACTCATCTTAAATGAAAACTCACCCTTGTCTTTTTGTAAAGAAGAATTTTTCAAACATTGTGATAAACCTTATATTAAAGATATTCAACGCTTAGCTTACCAAAGCAGTTTTTATGAAAAAAGAATGCAAAAAATCAATGCAAATACAATTAAACTAATTAAATATCTTGAAAAAGCACCTTTTGTAGATGAACTTTTTCATACCCTAAAAGAAGAAAATTATGTCAAAGTTATGGAACATAAAGAAGCTGTAGGGGGAATAATTTCTCTTACTTTTAATAAAAGTTTCCAAAAAGTATATGATTTACTTAATTTCCCAAAAGGTCCTAGTTTAGGAACTGAATTTACGCTTCTTATGCCTTATGTATATTTGGCTCATTATGACTTCATTACTTGTGAAAAAGGAAGAAATTTTTTAAAGCAGAATAATATTCCCATTGATTTAATACGAATAGCTGTAGGAATTGAAGATATTGAGGATATTATTGAAGAATTTGAGAGAATCAAAGAGCTTTAG